The Pomacea canaliculata isolate SZHN2017 linkage group LG14, ASM307304v1, whole genome shotgun sequence genomic sequence AGACCGAAACAAACTACTACATGATATGAAGTTTGAAACTGCTAAAAGCTAACCCTACAAAACAACTCAGGACTTGAAGAAGCTAAAACATTTCCCTCTCTTGTCTCCGCCTCCATGTGTCCGTCTACTAATATGCTGATTACAAGACATTATTTACAGGGACTGAGGATGTAGTCAATGGTAATGTCAAGCTGATACTGGGGTTGCTATGGCACCTCATCCTCCGATACCAGATCAGCGCCTCGGATTCCAAAGCTCCACCCAAGCGGATGATGCTGGGGTACTTTCAGGGCGCCCTGGATGGTGTTGTCCTCAACAACTTCACCTCCGACTGGAGCGACGGAGTGGCCCTGCAGTATGTGTCTTGCAATACTTACTTCAATCTCTCATGTCCTTCATGGCTTCCCTTCTCTTATCTCACTGTCACAAGAACTAAATGTACTTAGCGGCGTAGATGCTGttggtgacctctgacctttacacTGCAACGTTTGGTGTAGTGAAGTATAGAGGACGAGTTCAACCATGCATTAAATGTTGGTTGCATGATGTGGGAGGACTGATGTGGGTTTTAGTCTTGTGACAAGCTACAGCATGCATGTCACATTTAATACAGTGGAAGTGGCTACACGCATGGCGGGATGTTTATGGTGAGTGGGTCTCTCGGGTACAGGACACTTCTCTGGGCTGAAAATACActtcaaatgtttcattgtttctttactTTCCACTCCTATGTTTTAATTTATCCTTTGAGTTCAGAAAAGATTGATGAACAGGTATTAAGCGCTTAGATTGTATTATTCCTGCTTTTTCATTCATACATTTCTTTTCATGACCAACACTTAATACTTgtttgacctttgccctcactGAAGTGCCCTCATCGAATATTGCAAGCCAGGCACGTCTCCCAACTGGCGAAGACTTGACAGAAAGAGAAGGTATGAAAGTGTAAAtagtttaattaaaactttactTGTCACTTTTGTCTCACCTGTTTCTTGTCACAATCTCTGTATCATGTTGTCTCCGGACTTTCGTCAAGAGATGAGAAGAACGATGGTAATTTTGATCATAGTATTTTGGGGTTCGTTTGACGCACCTTCTGATCTTCTCAATGACATCATTTCCGGTGCAGGGTAGAGAACTGCCGCACGGCCATGCAGCTGGCCAAGGACCACCTCAACGTCCCGTGGGTCATCAGCGCCGAGGACTTCGCCAGCGCCGAGATGGACGAGTTGTCGGCAATGACTTACCTGTCCTACTTCATCAAGAAGGACTCACCTGGCTACTACGCGACCCTCAACTGGGTGTGTCGGCAGCTCAAGACCACAAATGTCAGCAACCTGACGGTGAGTGGCGCTGTCTGAAATTATCgatgtcattattttatcacCTGTGTGTATTGTGACAAGATACCTGACAGTCTGTGTCCATTGTTGTCAAGTTTAGCCATCCATCACCCTCTGACATATGGCGGAGCTGAGCTGTTCTCTGTGTTTCCGACATCAGTCGTCCTACCTGAAGAGTGTTTtgcaaattaaaattgtaaattaaagGCAATGCCTCGTGGCTTGCATTCAGTCGGACTGACATTTGCTTAAGAAGCAGTGTGTCTCCCCGTTACTATGGTAAAAGATTTTGTCTATAGGTTGGGGGTGTGTGACGGTGACACAGAAATATCATGGGATGGGAGGACCTGGGGAGGATGAGggttgtgcatgtgtgttgatgGGATGGCAGGAACGATGAGTCACATTCTTCACTGCTACACATCATGTCACAGTCTGTACAGTGTATATGGTGCTCATGGTGTACACACCAACCTGTCACAATTTGTCAGGTACACTACTCATGTTTCTACTCCTATCTGTTACAATCTTCACCGTTCGTAGCCTTCACTATGCTGCTCTCTCATTCCAGGAGAAACATTCGTACatactatattttttatttattttatatatatgctgTATCTGACCTAAAACCACCACTCAGACAAGATAAGGGTCgttctttgtagttttttaatttattatcttAACAATGTGcaattatattaaaatagaCACGATAAGAAGTAGGTTGTTTACATTCTATTGTAGTTTATACTGAAAGAAGCAGCATTGTGAGTTCTTACAAACGGTGATgctcagtcacgtgatctggaTGTGAACAATAACAAGACCCAGTGTGGTGTTAACTCCTCTCTTTCTGACAAACTCTGTTCACACCATGTTGGACACCATGAGGACAGTCTCTGTGCAGTGTCATGGCACACAGTTCAAACTCAGGctgtctgtcatgtcagtcatgtTTTGTGACAAGTATTTACAGGTATTGTTGACAAGACAAGATACCTGTAAACTCGCCCCATGCTGAGTGTGTCCGACATCTGACATATTCATCTGTCTACACAGGACCACAGTTTCCTTGGTTACCTGCTTCATCATCGCATGTTGCCGAGCGCTGATGAGTTGTATAATCTTGAtgcatgtttgtctttgtctttcctaTACATCACAGGATTACACTGTTGTCCTGGGCTTTAAAGTCGGCACAGAATTATGTATTTCGCTTATAATGCAAGCTCGTGTATTATGGGATTTAATAGAAAAAGTTATGGGACAAGAGGATAGTAAGTGAAACCTGTGTGCAGGGGTTAGGGGTCAGTGCAGCTGGaatgggaggagggaggagtgtGAGATGTAGCATGTTAGCCAGCAATCATCTttaactgtctgtctgtctgtctgtctgtctcattctcgcttctctttttcttcccccctctcttactctttcactctctttcttctttttcccctCCCTGTTTACCTTTCTGCTTAATGATATAttgtagattttcattttcattattagaTGTTTCCAGTTTAatagaaattgtttttctttgtctttaaattaattttacttacGGTTGCActtgtaaatattaaagtaaGGGAATAGAAGTGTTCTCACAGAGGCGGTGGGGGAGGATTACAATGGCCAAAGGAAGGATGAGGAATACCGCAAACGAGTGACTGACATGTCCATCAGCTCTTTGTGAAAACCTTTTGAGGCATGAAACTTGTAATTAATAAACCCTTTATCATATGAACATTATTACAGACGGACTGGAATGACGGGTACTACATGTGTGCCGTGGTTCAGTCTCTGGGTGGACATATACCCGGATGGCCAAATTTAGACCCCGCAGACAAGGTCAACAATTGGCAAACAGGTGATTCTTACTCTTACTTCTTACATTGTTTTCCACTCGTCTTAGTAATTTAGCCAATGTTTGTATGATTTCTGCCAATGCAATACCTGatattcaaatatttgtcaTGAAAAATTCAACTCGGGGATACCTTAAATACTgactttaaatatttgacttgtCTGAGTAATTGAAtgagaatttttgtttattcattattgAAGTTACTGACTTCAGACATCAAacctttctgtctttcacaGGATTTTGTGGCCTTTGTGGCTAACATACTTGTGTGTataagtgtgtatgtatgtgtggcTTTCACCTATCCTTATGAATAGCCATAAATGCAGGTGACTGTCTAAAGTACTTGACAGCACGCTTTTCTCGTCTCGGTTGTGAATGCACGCAGGAATATTTCACAGATAAACTGTCGTAGAGAAAAATATTAGTGGTGCTTCCTCTTCCTTCTAGAAAGCTATTCTTTTGAGTATTTTACACGAGCTTGACAAACTGCGCAAAGTAAGAGGGAAAACAAATAATGCTGTGCAGCCATTGATGCCGCCAAAAAGATGGGCGTGGAGCCGGTAGTGACGGCGGAGGAGGCGACTCGACCGGAAGTCGACCACCTGGCTGTCATGGCGTATCTGAGCAAGTTCATGCACATCACCCCGCCCTTGCCCAACTCCGAGCGACTCACCTTGACCGCTGACCTGCTGGACGTGAAGAGAGGGTCAAAGGTGGGTTCAAGTTACAGGAATTATTTGTGTATGAGTGGATGTTGTAGAAATCAACGTGTGAATGATGCATGATTGTCAGTGATTCAGTTTggatattatttatgtaaagcggAGCAAAATTTTGGAAAAGCGCTGTAtaaatcatcatcctcatcctcctcatcctcatcatcatcctaatcatcagtatcatcattattatgtaAAACAATCTGAATGTTCACTATTTCGGACCTGACTTGCTCGTTGCAGACGAGCGTTGTCATAACGGCTCTCGATGAAGGCGTGGAGAAGTCCAAAGTCAAGGTGGTTGTCGATGGACCTGGTGGCTGGGTGCTGGACTGTCCAGTGGTCTGGAGAAACAGCGTTGCTGAGTGCAGCTTCACACCAGAACGAAAGGGAGAGCACacagtattgttgttgttgttgtctcccttagtttttagttagtttattccttgttactcctcgaggagcgcAGGGCCGCACAACACTTCGCCAGCGGACCCTGTATAGGACAAAGACCTGAATTATAGAAATCAACTGTAATTTGAAGTGTAAAGAAATATCGAAAGAAAATCTGAAGCATTGTTCTCATAGTGTACAcgttttaaagataaaaaaacaagtgttttcTTTAGATTCGAGTCACCTACTGTGGGGAGGAGATTATTGGTAGCCCCGTGTACTTCAAGGTGGCCAACGACCTCACCAACGTCAGGTTCCTGACGCCATCGGGAGAGTGTCTGGTGGGAAAACCTTTTGTCTTCAAGGTAAGTCACTTCTTGGTTTCGAATTCTTCCTCTTATCATGCAAATAAAAGCTGTTGAAGTGTGAAACACAGCTTCCTACATCTGTAAGCTGCTTTCATCCACCCTGTGAAATTATGCGTTTCTGAAAACACACAcgctcgtgcacacacacaaacacacatatcacCACTTTTATGATGGCAACAGCTTGAGAACAGAATTGTTGATGAGCCCTGTGGAGGGACTAGTACACCCCAGTACCCATTCTACACCCCAGGTGGCCGTGTTCTACAGTAATTACTTGTCATTCATTGTGCGCTGGCATGAGGGAACAGCAATCAGCAGATGAAGTGCGGCAGCAGCAAAGGAAGTGTAAAAAATCAGCAGGTGAGTTGTGGGTGTCCAGGGTGTGCAACATGATGTGTGCTGTGTTCCTGTACAGGTGGACCTGTCCTCAGTACCTGACAGCCAGGCCCACGTCACGGTGCAGTCACAGTCCGGAGACGAGCAGACGATAGCAGCTGTGTCCAGAGAAGGCGACATATTGGTGGCGACCTTTCACCCCTCGACCTACGGTCAGCATACCCATAATGATTTCTTAAAACAGAAGCTTGCTCTTTCccttttatcttaaaaaaatctttcgaaCGCTTCGTCgagcttttatttttacctgtcaCTGTAGTATTTTCGTCATCACTGTCTATAATGACGTCACTGTAGTACTTACCTGTGCTGTCAGACCTACTCGTACCTGTGACACTTGCTGTGCGCAGGAGGCATCTACGGTTGTCGGTTACAGTTAGGTGTCTTTATCTACAGGTCTGTGGACTGTGCACGTGACTGTTGACGGCGAGGAGGTCGACGAGCACATCACCGTGTCCGCCATTGATGTCAACAAAGCCTTCCTCATAGGACAGTCATCCGGGTTCGTGGGAGAGGTCGTTAGGTGCACTGGTGAGTGAGATTACATTCCTTTCATTTAAAGATTTTCCTCTGACATCAGAATCAAACTTTATCTCAATATTTAGGGTTTTTTCTATTGCTGTTTAGGCCATGTTAATTAATTGTAATTTGATTATAAACTACTTTCTCCTTCGTTTCTACTACAGTAAACTGTCAAGACACCGGGTGTGATGATGTAACTGTTGATGTTGAGTACGGAAACTCCTCCCTGGACGCCCTGGTGACCCAGGTCAACGGCATCCACCACATAGAATTCGTGCCACAAAAACCTGTATTTCACATTGTCAAAGTTTTCGTCCGAAAGTTAGAAATCAGAGGTAAGTAGCAGTCTCGGTGATAAGTATTTTCACATTAGCAAGCAAGAAGTTAGCTTGAAGTTAAATCCTCTTGAGACTTTTTAGGCGATCCTTGTTTGTTtccgtttattattattattattattaaaatgtaaatattgtcaGAACAGTCCAGAccgttttttctttcttttgttgaaatGTACTGGCTTATccggtgttgtgttgtcaagtGTCTTCACTGTCGATACAATAGTTTGCTGGGGATATGAAGCTTCTCACCTGTCCACCATTGCAGGTTCACCTTTGACTGTGGACGTTGTCGACCTCCAAGATGTCAAGGCCTCTGGAGAAGGGCTGAGGAAGGGAGTGATAGGCAAGGAATCTCGGTTCAGTGTCGAGGGAACTGATGACATCGAGGCTGTCATTGCCATGGTGACAGAACAAGGTAAGATGAATGTAAACACTTTGTTTACATTGACTAAATCATGGCCTCTCCCAGTTGTATCTGCCTCGGCTTTCTGGTGAGGGATTGagtacaaaagatgaaaaatttgcttgattttctttcctttgtgtaTTTATTCGGAGACAAATATGCTCAACTAACCAGCCCTATAATCAGACAACTGTATTTTGTGTCTCAGTAATATCTGTACCTACAGATAAGCCGGGCAAAACTCTTATCACGTGATAACCACGTGACCTGTTGAAAGCTATTTGATGAGGTTAAAATAGCATTGAGAatatgtttctctgtgtgtgtgtgtgtggtttttttttcagcgagtTAGCTTTTTATGGCCTCTCACTAACATCTTTAAACTATAATTTCTCTATAAATCTTtacctggtcacgtgaccaaactcGCTGGTTGTTGCTGTATGTGGTGTTATGTATTCTGACTTCTGAGTGAACGCCATTCATCATTCTGCCTCCAGCCAGCGGGGAGGAACTTAAAGTCCGACGTTTGGGTAAAACCAGGAACTCCTGCGAGTTCCGGTACTTGCCACGTGACGTTGGTTTATACGTCATTTCCGTCGTTTGGAAAGGACGCCATGTGCATGGTATGGGATACCGAGATACATGCTTGACGAGTCCCGGCTGTGCCTGTCCACTTTCTATCGTTGTTACGTGTAATGTGTAGTTGTTCCTTCTGTAACCACTTCCGCCAGTCTGGCAACACCTTCAGCATTACCTCCCCGTGTTTATGTCGTTACCTTAGTCGACACTTTGTCATCAGGCGCAGTCGTCGCTTTTCCTTGAAATACTGATCCATTCCACAGCCATACCCTGGCACCTCGGTGTATTCGCTTCCATGTTGTATCGTAGCCTCGTATAATACCTAACCCTGACTCTGACCCTAACCCCTGACCCTAACCCCTAGCTTTGATTTTAAGATAGAATAATGTTGTAACCCTGGCATGTCCCAGCATTGATGTTGCTGTTTTTATGGATTTGAATATGGTTTTATCATCTCGTGATCTCATCGATGTTGTGTGATTGtgatttgaattgaataatagAACTCTGTATGTTGTTGGTGATTCAATTTACTTCTCTATTATATAATTTCTGCACAACACTTTTTGTACATTGTTGGGAAAGCGCTCTataaataatgttgttgttgttgttgttgttgttgttgttgataatgattattatcatcatcatcatcatcataacacAAAGGAAAATTACTAATGACTTTGGtcattaaataatgaaacatttgatgataataatgataaagatgagGGTTTGgtgtggaaaaaaattatctcaatGAATTTACTACGCAgatgtagatgtttacacacacatacacatgtaaaaaaataatcttttattatttttattactttcatatGTACTCAAATTTAATATTAGAAATATCACTGTCATTTATATTATGTAGTTCATGATTTTAATTTCGTTTCCTCATTTAATGGGTCTGACTGCagctgaaatattaaaaactaattgAACATACATACAGCTATATTTACAAGAGGCAGGTGATTCTAGCCATAAGAagttttttctccttcagtcTTTCCACTCATTAGTCAGCACAGCAGTTACCAACAACACTTTTATTGAATAATTTGCTTCCTTCTGCATGTCGTTATGAACGCCCTAGCACCCCTGTAGGTTGATAACATTGTTGAAAAGTTTTTATATCTCATTGTTTTATGTTTCACATTTCTAGAGATgtactgtgtttgtttgtttacttcatgtTGTGGAATGTGCTATTGCCTTAGAGGTTtggaaattgttttgaaaatgattcTATAAAAATACTTAGTTATTATCTAAAACTTGTCATCAGAAACGTTTggagaagtttttaaaaattgagttTTTTGGCATTGAtcaagaaatattacaaatttgAGTCAGAACAAAAGACTATTCTAGGTCAGAACTAGCAACTAGTTGTAGACACTAGGGCGACTACCTGTTGTGAGTTACAACTGTCAGAGGGTTAACTTTGTCGTGACTGTCACATGAGGTACACGTGACTGTTGTTTACATGAGGTACGagtgattattatttacatgaGGTACAAGTAACTGTTGTTTACATGCCAATGCCATCATGACCGGGTGCACGTGCAGGTAGCCCCTTCAAAGCGCGCGTGACCGACCGCTCGGCCGTGACCCTGATCACTGACCTCGGAGAGTTGAAGGACGAGAATGACCACGTGGTGCTGGACTTCGACACGGAGATGGTGCTGGAGGTGGACATCAGTCGTGCGGGCCCTGGTGTGTTAGTAGATACAGTCATCAATCACTCACAATCATCACTTGTATCTCCTGCTTATGGAAGTAGTCTGACTAAATTATCTTTCCTGAGTTCTTGAGCGAATAATTATGTACTCAAATGTATTAGAGCTTTCGTAGCTTACATTAGGAATGAGAGAGAATCTTGAGTAtttatcacgtgactttgttgGAACCTTCAGGAACATTCACAGCTGAAATGTTGGGACCGGCGGGCAAAGTGCCGGTGCACGTGAACCAATCCACTGACATCGCCGAGGTCGGCATCCGAACACACACAGAAGgtattaaaaagattttaaagtgTGCAGAAAGACAGGatgaatacaaaaagaaataatgtgatGGGGACAGTAATCATTGTTATTCGCTGTAAGACAATAATTAAGACGAGGTATATGTGTCTGCTGCAGGTCTTCACTATCTTCACCTGTACTGGGCGGAATCACCTCTACCTTTCTCGCCCATCCTGGCTTATTGCGATGGTCCGCCGCTTCCCGAAGACGCTGGACGCGTGCAGATCAGAGGTCAAGGGGCGGAGTCAGCGCGTGCGACTGTGGAGGCCGAGTTCACTGTGGATGGCCGCAAAGCTGGGCCAGGTAGGCTTTGTACTGACAGGTAGACATGATTTACTGACAGGTAGACTAGGATTGTACTGGCAGGTAGACTATGATTGTACTGAGGTGGTTAGCTCATCAGTACTGGGCTGTGCAGCTTCTACATTCTTGTTATCACCACCTTcgtctctctcctcctcctctctctcagtTGGAGAACAGAAAAACTTTGTCAACGTGTGCTCGTGTACTCACAAGGTAACTGCAGTCGACGGTTCCAGTACTGAGCTGTAGTCACTACATTGAGGACAGACACTTGAAGCATCAACTgactgtgtgatgtttgttgtctttgttgtaggCATCCTTCGTGTGGAGATGAAAGGGGTGCGAAGCAACCTACCCGTACACATACATCCCTTGAAGTACAACCgttatacatgtacatacacgtCGCCATATCCAGgtaagattttattatttagacaGAAGCAGTCCATCCAATTCATTCTCTCTGTTCAGGATAGTAAGTGAATGTTTCTCAACGTTTTCTTAACGAATCTTTTATTCATTCTCAGGCCAGCAGTAtgtctttcctttgtttctgGGACTACAAGAATGATTTTACTATACGATGCCACAGGTGGTTTCCTGCTGTACGTCTACTGGTCAGGAGTGCTGGTCCCGGGATGTCCACACAAGGTATCAATCACTGCGAAAGGTGACGTGTCAAAGGTGAAGGTTTTTGGCGAAGGTCTCAAAGGTGGCATCGCAGGATACGAACTAAAAGTCTTCGTGGACACCCGAGAAGCCGGGCCGGGTAAGGCATCTGTCTCCTTGCTTATCATCTTGATCATTATCACCATCAGCTGCAACAGCAACTCCTTGTGTTCTCTGAGAGAGGCTAAcgatgttatttttgttgaaatacaGGGGAGGTAACTGCTTCGTGCACAAGCAGCCGCGAGGGGGCGCGCGTAgatgtgaaagagagtgaggatGGTATCTACACTCTGCGCATTCTACCTACAAACCCAGAAAAGCACATTCTGCACGTGCTGTATGACAAGGAGCATGTCGCAGGTTGGTAGACGACAAGACCAGACTagttacaaatatttcagacaATTACAATCCTCATCCTGACCTCTTCCTTCTGCTTTTCAGAAAGCCCATACACACTTCGCATCGGGGATCCTCCGGATTCCTCAAAAGTGAAAGTGTTTGGA encodes the following:
- the LOC112555457 gene encoding LOW QUALITY PROTEIN: filamin-B-like (The sequence of the model RefSeq protein was modified relative to this genomic sequence to represent the inferred CDS: deleted 1 base in 1 codon), which gives rise to MSGYPEETEGGMRKIPSSEERWVVIQKKTFTNWCNEQLRAGGRAVENLDTDFCDGVKLVALVEALQFKKIGKVYSKPTSRIQMLQNAALALKAIADDKIRLVNIGTEDVVNGNVKLILGLLWHLILRYQISASDSKAPPKRMMLGYFQGALDGVVLNNFTSDWSDGVALHALIEYCKPGTSPNWRRLDRKRRVENCRTAMQLAKDHLNVPWVISAEDFASAEMDELSAMTYLSYFIKKDSPGYYATLNWVCRQLKTTNVSNLTTDWNDGYYMCAVVQSLGGHIPGWPNLDPADKVNNWQTAIDAAKKMGVEPVVTAEEATRPEVDHLAVMAYLSKFMHITPPLPNSERLTLTADLLDVKRGSKTSVVITALDEGVEKSKVKVVVDGPGGWVLDCPVVWRNSVAECSFTPERKGEHTIRVTYCGEEIIGSPVYFKVANDLTNVRFLTPSGECLVGKPFVFKVDLSSVPDSQAHVTVQSQSGDEQTIAAVSREGDILVATFHPSTYGLWTVHVTVDGEEVDEHITVSAIDVNKAFLIGQSSGFVGEVVRCTVNCQDTGCDDVTVDVEYGNSSLDALVTQVNGIHHIEFVPQKPVFHIVKVFVRKLEIRGSPLTVDVVDLQDVKASGEGLRKGVIGKESRFSVEGTDDIEAVIAMVTEQASGEELKVRRLGKTRNSCEFRYLPRDVGLYVISVVWKGRHVHGSPFKARVTDRSAVTLITDLGELKDENDHVVLDFDTEMVLEVDISRAGPGTFTAEMLGPAGKVPVHVNQSTDIAEVGIRTHTEGLHYLHLYWAESPLPFSPILAYCDGPPLPEDAGRVQIRGQGAESARATVEAEFTVDGRKAGPGILRVEMKGVRSNLPVHIHPLKYNRYTCTYTSPYPGGFLLYVYWSGVLVPGCPHKVSITAKGDVSKVKVFGEGLKGGIAGYELKVFVDTREAGPGEVTASCTSSREGARVDVKESEDGIYTLRILPTNPEKHILHVLYDKEHVAESPYTLRIGDPPDSSKVKVFGPGVEDGVIHAFESRFLVETYGAGAGQLAVRIRGPRGGFKVDMSRESGNDRTITCRYDPAETGQYIIHVRWSGQEVPDSPFVVDIVDSYSELDSIRKNKKANNSSNNWRAEI